agatcgttctctgggatgcggtttcatgaaaatcaaatttaaagagttttatctctaaacacagattagcttataatgtttgtctatggggcatggaataagtgaaattaaaccgctagttaataccactaacaaggctcaacatATCCTCACACTAAcaaggcagcataatgagggtccctacatgctaaccgaagcattgagaacttgttagagtacaaacggtttaataagaaggtgctttataaagacagtacattacacgtttacagactgcagccatcttggaaaacagtctcgacgactcgagccacgaacgctgtgctaagtgagctggtcgataggaattaagtttgtgaaatctaattacatggacttttttttcttttttttctctactgcgttcagtgctttcttccggaaacaatggcccatatgagattccaagtcacagttcatcacttagcacagcgttcgtcgctcaaatctgtttttagagataaaactctttacacttgatttccatgaaaacgcatcccacagAAAGATCTACTCgttaaccatctgttaattaccccgagggtcatttctcaccggagttgtcctttaaagagtaacccttcttcacccatgaatccttgacgtatgtgcactgacaaacactaaagagagaagatagagctaaacaaaacttagcgtcaggggttactcttttcataataacactaaaacacaatttctttcaataaacATAGTtagtttagtctataaagtttaaaatatggacattgttcttacacaaacgtgccactttgcttcagaaggctcttcaTTACTCACGTGCTATATGCATAAACatctgaagcacacacacatatatatatatatatatatatatatttttttttttttttttttttttacagtgaggacagtgttatattacaactTCTGAGAGACcgtcctgaaaagcactgtttatttcatttgtatcatatcttttgtatttatttgtgctttcacttgtaatgtgtttgggcttgtggttttagatgtgctcttgaaattggaatagagaatagtgcgtgttgagtttgctgctcaaccccccaccaataatttacatttcaatgcatgaagactctcacaggtgagacacagaacctcactactgttacctgtgtcctagaccaaatacacctgccaaaaataaattaaaattacatgatgaaatgaaattacaatcgctaggacacatttcccaatctttaggagaactgagtgaggagtttataaatttgttaacaaactttcagcttcacagcagttaattttacatttacaaatcaactcattcttccAGAGAACGGCACAGGTTTATCcaacactaacatcaggaacattatacaattaaaatgtctttacaaaactagaatgacactctctactgcttataattcactgcatacttacattacagtacagcattattcctaagtttcctcttttgaatggatggtaatggactaacacttgtgttggtgttcagtttcataaaagttgctttgatagtgtttgatttttttagcaggataaattgcattacaatattactgtataaatgttgtaaattgctgtctcattcagttttgtattatgttattgttttgtccataagtttaacactttGGAAAACCGCATGTAAGGATGTGCAAATTGGCCTGTAGAACtaagatttgattgtgtttgtgtcaaagtgagaaaagatttcaggtaaattgaaagatgttgccattgaatgcatgttgtgctaaagcaatgttgatccacagttaagctgtgatataaaattttcttttacaaaacatttctcaataataaacacactttttcaaaactcttcacacagtgatcacaacttcagtctgtgcaagctaaactgtggatgattggcacttgatttgagacatgaattaagtgttttgttagtttttgtggatgaattttgaatgtgaaataactgctgtgaagcagaaagttggtttggagaactgtgtgaaggattttgaaaatgaccaaagtattgagaaatgtggcctagcgattgtaaaaactgtaatttagtttaatttggcagggcaaatcccagcatcttctctagtttatttgagaatggttctgccacattggtagtttgagctctattggcctgtggttcacaaactggtttttcaagtcttcccttattgaaatgtaaattgtgagtggggggttgtgggggttgaggagagaaacacacaggcgtcgtgatttactatctaacaggggacctgagtcagtgtgtgtataacatattcactattcaataatgacctgcaattaatacattagagagccatttctgcttgatttaaccctttaaactcagttattgctgtaaaaactctaaatctttgcagtgtgtttgtgattataagaaatgtcacagcaaacacacaggcgtcgtgatttactatctaacaggggaccagagtcagtgtgtgtgtaacgtaatcactattcaataatgacctgcaattaatacattagagagctattactgcttgatttaaccctttaaactcaggtattgctgtaaaaactctaaatctttgcagtgtgtttgtgatgataagaaatgtcacagcaaacacacaggcgtcgtgatttactatctaacaggggacctgagtcagtgtgtgtgtaacatattcactattcaataatgaccttgCAATTAATAcagtagagagctatttctgcttgatttaaccctttaaactcaggtattgctgtaaaaactctaaatctttgcagtgtgtttatgatgataagaaatgacagagcaaacacacaggcgtcgtgatttactatctaacaggggacctgagtcagtgtgtgtgtaacgtaatcactattcaataatgacctgcaattaatacattagagagctatttctgcttgatttaaccctttaaactcaggtattgcagtaaaaactctaaatctttacagtgtgtttgtgatgataagaaatgtcacagcaaacacacaggcgtcgtgatttactatctaacaggggacctgagtcagtgtgtgtgtaacgtaatcactattcaataatgacctgcaattaatacattagagagctatttctgcttgatttaaccctttaaactcaggtattgcagtaaaaactctaaatctttacagtgtgtttgtgatgataagaaatgtcacagcaaacacacaggcgtcgtgatttactatctaacaggggacctgagtcagtgtgtgtgtaacgtaatcactattcaataatgacctgcatttaatacattagagagctatttctgcttgatttaaccctttaaactcaggtattgctctaaaaactctaaatctttgcagtgtgtttgtgattataagaaatgtcacagcaaacacacaggcgtcgtgatttactatctaacaggggacctgagtcagtgtgtgtgtaacgtaatcacttttcaataatgacctgcaattaatacattagagagctatttctgcttgatttaaccctttaaactcaggtattgcagtaaaaactctaaatctttacagtgtgtttgtgatgataagaaatgtcacagcaaacacacaggcgtcgtgatttactatctaacaggggacctgagtcagtgtttgtgtaacataatcactattcaataatgacctgcaattaatacattagagagctatttctgcctgatttaaccctttaaactcaggtattgcagtaaaaactctaaatctttacagtgtgtttgtgatgataagaaatgtcacagcaaacacacaggcgtcgtgatttactatctaacaggggacctgagtcagtgtgtgtgtaacataatcactattcaataatgacctgcaattaatacattagagagctatttctgcctgatttaaccctttaaactcaggtattgcagtaaaaactctaaatctttgcagtgtgtttgtgatgataagaaatgtcacagcaaacacacaggcgtcgtgatttactatctaacaggggacctgagtcagtgtgtgtgtaacataatcactattcaataatgacctgcaattaatacattagagagctatttctgcttgatttaaccctttaaactcaggtattgctctaaaaactctaaatctttgcagtgtgtttgtgattataagaaatgtcacagcaaacacacaggcgtcgttatttactatctaacaggggaccttatAACCCTAAAGAACAATTTCTGCTTGTCCAGTccatgatttattttatttttgtaaatggtGCAAGAAATCAAATCTCACTCTTAAAATCTCAAGAACAAAGTATTTCGGGGGGATTTTAGAGAGCAGAAACTATATTTGAATAGGCAGCTAATACAATCGGGCACAAATGTAAATGCATtggtgtacctgacaataatcttaaatgagagatatggactgatcatatactgtaattatgaagacacaacagagaaggtatttcttaaagaaatgaattttctgtaatgtattacgtgttatgtctaaggtatattgtgtgtgtgtgtgcctattgtgataccagatgcctgtgtaaacaagttaacttattttaatgtgttgactaacatactaaagcacaagaagacttgtggactaactaagtgtagtgtgttacttgatgttacatcttgtaactttattgcgactgtgtaataaatatatttaaaaataagcttcaaaataaatggcattaaagtatattttaggttacaaataaatacttctcagtacattcaaaagaacacagttattataaaaagaatattATTACTTGAGACATTATACagtctgtacgaagcttaactgcatttattatcatttaaaaaacaatgttatttatttgtaaagacatgtaatggtggagatggcatatatatatatgccatctccaccattatatatatatatagaagacttgactgccagctcacttcacattcacacacacacacagctccactgcagactaatggaggtcccctgttggataggtagacatcggtcacacacacagctccattagagtctatggaggtcccctgttggataggtagacatcggtcacacacacagctccattagagtctatggaggtcccctgttggataggtagacatcggtcacacacacagctccattagagtctatggaggtccccagttggataggtagacatcggtcacacacacagctccattagagtctatggaggtccccagttggataggtagacatcggtcacacacacagctccattagagtctatggaggtccccagttggataggtagacatcggtcacacacacagctccattagagtctatggaggtccccagttggataggtagacatcggtcacacacacagctccattagagtctatggaggtccccagttggataggtagacatcgttcaggtcccctcttggcatgttttttaaaaaataaaaaaatgcttatttgaagttatattgtgaataaggaccttaaaagaaaattttgtatgtaatttttgtttcttcaaaatgtctagaaacacaggtcccctcttggatagtgtagagtgatagtcccctcttggtaatatagacgtgtatgtgtgtgtgtgtgtgtgtgcgcctgtatgtgtgtgtgtgcgtgcgtgcgtgtctGTATTtttgtggttgtgtgtgtgtgtgtctgtctgtatgcgcctgtgtgtgtgtgtgcctgtatgtatgtgtgtgtgtgcctgtgtgtgtgtgtgtgtgtctgtatgcgCCTGTgcctgtatgtatgtgtgtgtgtgtgtgtgtgtgtgtgtgtggggggggggggttctgtgtgtgtgtgtgtgtgtgtgtgtgtgcgcctgtatgtgtgtgtgtgcgtgcgtgcgtgtctgtatttgtgtggttgtgtgacgtcccagatagcaaaattgctctggcccagatccggcccacacttgacactttcatctggcccactacccgcgtggaatgatggcacttgggcggtccgctcccgtttgccagatttaggccgcaatcaagccatagcaacgccgcatgtcagccatgaacaaaacgcatgaagcagaactggcccacatctgtgtctgtctgtatgcgcctgtgtgtgtgtgcgcctgtatgtatgtatgtgtgtgtgtgtgtgtgtgtgtgtgtgtgcctgatgtgtgtgtgtgtgtgtgtgtgtgtgtgtgtgtgcgcgcgcgcctgtgtgtgtttatgttgtctgtgtgtgtgtgcgtgtgcctctctctctctctctctctctctctctctctctctctctctctctctctctctctctgtctgtgtgtgtgtgtgtgtgtgtgtgtaggttaaCATAGGTCAAAGTTCACTTACAGACACCTGATCGTCTAAGGTGAGAAATGGATGAGGAAATACTTTCAGCAGAACAAACAGAAACCTGTGAGTACAAAATATggacaacaaacacacacacacacacacacacacacacacacacacttaaacgaTCACTGCATTAATTCACAACAACACGCACACTAGTAGCAGAGCTCtaaacggtgtgtgtgtgtgtgtgtgtgtgtgtgtgtgtgtgtgtgtgtgtgtgtgtgtttctctcagGTCAGAAAACAGAGTCCAAACCATCGGGTTGCTGTGGTAAACTCCAGACCTGCCCTAAACCACATGGCTTCACTGCGTCCGTCATTaccaaaggtgtgtgtgtgtgtgtttgtgtgtgtgtgtcactgttatttttttctaataataaaaaaatgcctCTCCCAATACCCGTTTTAAAGCAGTATGTGTACATATCCCCATATCTTCATGCACTTAGTCACATTTATCAGATCTGAGCTGGACGGTTACATTTTGCGACGGTATGACGTTGAGATTTAATACGTcaggtcaaatacacacacatatacacaaatacacacacatatacacaaatacacacacatatacacaaatacacacatatataaatatCTACATCATCGACATCAGAAATATAGTGACCTAGTTAACGCCGCCTAACTgtcagtcaattgatctgaataatgagagtttatgatgtgtgtgtgccatagtaaagagatgtgtttttagtctagatttaaactggcagagtgtgtctgcttcccgaacaatgctaggaagactattccacagtttaggagctaaataggaaaaggatcgaccgcctgcagttgatttagatattctaggtattatcaactggccagagttttgagaccgcaatagacgtgatggagtataatgcgttaagagctcgcttaagtactggagctaaactatttagtgctttgtaagtaataagcaagattttaaaatgtgtgcGATGTTTAATaaggagccagtgcagtgttgacagaactggactaatatgatcatatctatctatctatctatctatctatctatctatctatctatctatctatctatctatctatctatctatctatctatctatctatctatctatctatctatctatctatctctctctctctctctctctctctctctctctctctctctctctctctctctctccccccctccgtccgtccgtccatcaatccatccagacagagagacagattaGGGTTAGGATGGCCATGAATAAGACCATCGGTCAGATTGTCTCTGAAAAATATCAGACGGAGCtgaaggttgtgtgtgtgtgtgtgtgtgtgtgtgtgtgtttccagcTCTGTTGGGGCTGCTGCTGTTCGGGCTGGTTTGGACCGTGACGGGTCCTGCGTGTCTGCCGGGCCAGAATCTCTTCGGTTTGGTGATTCTGTTCCTGTCGGCCGTGTGTGGAGGAAAACTCATCAGTGCCCTCAGATTACCCAGAACACCTCCAGTACCAGCTCTActgggtacacacacacacacacacacacacacacacacacacacacacacacacacacacacacacacacacacacacacacacacacacacacacacacacatgttggtctatgtagtttacagggactctccataggcgtaatggtttttatactgtacaaaccgtattttctatccccttacactgaccctaaacctacccatcacacacacacacacacacacacacacacacacacacacacacacacacactctctctctcattgtGTCTCTGTTCTGTGTTCGtgagatcgtgtgtgtgtgtgtgtgtttcaggtatGCTGCTGGCCGGTGTGGTGTTGTGTAATGTCCCGTATGTCTCCGATGCCGTGGTCATTGATcagagctggtgtgtgtgtgtgtgtgtgtgtcttaggTATGCTGCTGGCCGGTGTGGTGTTGTGTAATGTCCCGTATGTCTCCGATGCCTTGGTCATTGATcagagctggtgtgtgtgtgtgtgtgtgtgtgtgtttcaggtatGCTGCTGGCCGGTGTGCGGTTGTGTAATGTCCCGTATGTCTCCGATGCCGTGGTCATTGATcagagctggtgtgtgtgtgtgtgtgtatgtgtgtgtgtgtgtgtgtttcaggtatGCTGCTGGCCGGTGTGGTGTTGTGTAATGTCCCGTATGTCTCCGATGCCATGGTCATTGATcagagctggtgtgtgtgtgtgtgtgtgtgtgtgtgtgtttcaggtatGCTGCTGGCCGGTGTGGTGTTGTGTAATGTCCCGTATGTCTCCGATGCCGTGGTCATTGATCAGAGCTGGTCTGCGGCTCTCAGGAACGTTTCTCTCGCTGTGATTCTCACCAGAGCCGGACTGGGGCTCGATGCTGCCGTATGTTACTCAAcactagtgtgtgtgtttgtgtcaggCTATCCAGTggttaaagtgtgtgtgtgtgtgcgtgttccaGGCCCTGCGGCGTTTGAAggcggtgtgtgtgagagttgcTGTGGGTCCGTGTGTGTCAGAGGCCTGTACGGTGGCTCTAGTGTCTCATTTTCTGCTGGAGCTGCCCTGGATATGGAGCTTCATGCTTGGGTAACAAGACCTGCAATTATGTTGACCCTTTAtatctcaatcaatcaatcaatcaatcaatcaatcaatcaatcaatcaatcagtcatctttatttctatcgctcttctccaatgatgattgtgtcagagcagcttcagtgttaaacaggacaatactgcagcagaattagatttggctgtacagtcgttctggagtaaacagtgatgttatcagcttattttaatttatcatagagagacaatgttggcagatcactATTATAGTTTagagaattaaataagacctaattcatacattttatttggatatttagttgaataacttcaactagaaaacaagattatttttctcaccccattggcagattatttatcttattttaagcaaaaactctcttcattttgagttatttttcccccaaaacaagacatttacttttgcttgtctagtaaatacttcttgttttaaattttttagacgtttggactagaaacaagacaaaaatactaagtaagaaaagcatttttttgccgTGTGAAAGGACGTTGTTGTGTGTGTAGTTTTGTTTTGGCCGCCGTGTCTCCGGCTGTGGTTGTGCCGTCGATGCTTCTCCTGCAGGCGGAAGGGTTTGGCGTTCAGAAAGGAGTCCCGACTCTCCTGATGGCTGCGGGGAGCTTCGATGATATTCTGGCCATCACTGCATTCACCACCTGCCTGGGCGTCGCCTTTGGAACaggtatcacacacacacacacacacacacacacacacacacacacacacacacacacacacacacacacacacacacacacacacactgcccctaaacctacccatctcaggaaacattctgcatttttactttctcataaaaactcctcctgtgtgatttataagccttttgtatatgcactcacactcatacatgacagtgaaaacaccgAAAAAGTGTTTGTTCTCCACAGGATCCACATGGATGAATGTGGCTAAAGGGGTTCTGGAGGTGCTGGCGGGAGTTCTGGCTGGAGGAGTGATGGGAGTCCTGCTACATTTCTTCCCTAGCGAGGAccaggtaacacacacacacacttactcattCACTGCaaaggaggacacacacacacacacacacacacacacacacacacacacacacacacacacacacacacacacacacacacccacacacacacacacacacacacacacacacacacacacacacacacactgcccctaaacctaccgatctcaggaaacattctgcatttttactttctcataaaaactcctcctgtgtgatttataagccttttgtaaagtggggccatgggtaatgtcctcatatttcaccctctcctgtaatacctgtgtcatacccatggcattatacacatttgggtcctcatatgtcacaaaaacatgaccacacgcacacactcacacactcattcactgctataggaggagaagaattggctaaacttgttaaatcatcaaaatcatcaACATGTCTGCTTCACCCTacaccgactaggctattaaaagagatacttccagaggtcatagatcctctgcgtaatatcatatttaatatcatataatatcatacatattaggatatgtaccgaaaacatttaagttggctataattaaaccacttatttaaaaaacgcaacttgatcgtaaagaattagtcaattacaggccaatgtctaatctaccgtttctatcaaaaatgctagaaaaggccgtgtcttcaccaCTAtgctcctttttagaaagaaatggtatatgtgaggatttccagtcaggatttagaccgtatcatagtactgagactgctctcgtTAGGGTCGCCATatcatttgatactatcgatcacaatattcttctgaaaaGATTCGAAAATTATAtatatctgaccgttatcagtttgtagccaTCACAAGTTCAAGTTTGAACGGCTTCAAAATGATCATTTTTACCTGAGGTTTGGAGCCAAATCACAGGAGGAGAAAAGGACTTTAGAACGATGGCAGCATCGCTGGTATGTCTGGTGTGTTTTCTTGTCTTTAACTCAAGAATAGGCTTTTTAAATATActgcattttaatatatttttggattTTGGTTCttaactatttttttcttttggtatttacatttttaggcTCTTAACGGTTCAATCCTAGAGATATGAGGATCTCATTGTGAAAATGGTtgaaatgtatgtgtgtgtggcagtggctcagtggttcatgtaggttgtctacaaaccagaaggttggtggttcaatccccggttccaattgaccaagtgtcgaagtgtccatgagcaagacacctaaccccagctgctcccgacgagctggatggcgccttacatggctgacaccgccgtcggtgtgtgaatgggtgaatgtgaggcaaaaatgtaaagcgctttggataaaagcgctatataaatgcagtccatttagcTTGTGCTTaattttaaaacgtttttttcttCAGACTTTCCgcttttctgtatttttgagaTACAACATTGGGCTCCAAATCTCAGGTGGAAATAGTCATTTTGGCAAAATCTACAAAATTGTGCATTATACTGTAACTATTTGTCCATGGCATTTAATACATTGCATTTTTGGCTTTTatcctttgttttttttttctccagaaaaaaagatcaaaataatatttttttagctgAGGACCTCTGTTAGTCTATTGCctttatataacgttacaaaTAGTCAAGTCTTTATttaatgcagattgtttcaaagcagcttcacaggaataaagagaaaataacACAATCAATGATGCAAACTTCatcaaatatgaaaataatttaattaatctaTAAGCAGCGCTACAGAAGACAGTAATGTTGTTATTCACTTTTGGTTCAATATTGATTCGATTCAGGTCGAGTGCTGTGTTGATGTTGCAAAATTTGGTATAAATTTCAGCTATAAagtaaagttaataaagtcaataCTGTAACCTAACCCGACAGAAAACTTTCttcatttttacaatttaaacaca
This region of Pseudorasbora parva isolate DD20220531a chromosome 6, ASM2467924v1, whole genome shotgun sequence genomic DNA includes:
- the LOC137078238 gene encoding sodium/hydrogen exchanger 9B2 isoform X1; this translates as MDEEILSAEQTETCQKTESKPSGCCGKLQTCPKPHGFTASVITKALLGLLLFGLVWTVTGPACLPGQNLFGLVILFLSAVCGGKLISALRLPRTPPVPALLGMLLAGVVLCNVPYVSDAVVIDQSWSAALRNVSLAVILTRAGLGLDAAALRRLKAVCVRVAVGPCVSEACTVALVSHFLLELPWIWSFMLGFVLAAVSPAVVVPSMLLLQAEGFGVQKGVPTLLMAAGSFDDILAITAFTTCLGVAFGTGSTWMNVAKGVLEVLAGVLAGGVMGVLLHFFPSEDQSDVVLRRSCLLLGLSVFSVFGSLAAGLGGAGGLCTLVLAFIAGLSWTEQKAPVAAVVGRFWDVFQPLLFGLIGAEISISSLSAYTVGLGIATLCVGLLVRVLVTFCVVLFAGFNMKEKIFISLAWMPKATVQAAIGSTALDVARSSGDEQLQIYGMEILTVAVLAILITAPVGALAIGLSGPKLLQQHTHTLDQRECDSSHVDGLESKL
- the LOC137078238 gene encoding sodium/hydrogen exchanger 9B2 isoform X2; the encoded protein is MRKYFQQNKQKPKTESKPSGCCGKLQTCPKPHGFTASVITKALLGLLLFGLVWTVTGPACLPGQNLFGLVILFLSAVCGGKLISALRLPRTPPVPALLGMLLAGVVLCNVPYVSDAVVIDQSWSAALRNVSLAVILTRAGLGLDAAALRRLKAVCVRVAVGPCVSEACTVALVSHFLLELPWIWSFMLGFVLAAVSPAVVVPSMLLLQAEGFGVQKGVPTLLMAAGSFDDILAITAFTTCLGVAFGTGSTWMNVAKGVLEVLAGVLAGGVMGVLLHFFPSEDQSDVVLRRSCLLLGLSVFSVFGSLAAGLGGAGGLCTLVLAFIAGLSWTEQKAPVAAVVGRFWDVFQPLLFGLIGAEISISSLSAYTVGLGIATLCVGLLVRVLVTFCVVLFAGFNMKEKIFISLAWMPKATVQAAIGSTALDVARSSGDEQLQIYGMEILTVAVLAILITAPVGALAIGLSGPKLLQQHTHTLDQRECDSSHVDGLESKL